A stretch of the Equus caballus isolate H_3958 breed thoroughbred chromosome X, TB-T2T, whole genome shotgun sequence genome encodes the following:
- the CCDC160 gene encoding coiled-coil domain-containing protein 160, producing MDARRKHWKENMFAPFFSAQDVLDQPESSSEQKTSEKTKKMEGVYNLSSRKFQEESKFKRKEFTSQLNEKEQGPNLRARKINISKNEADANSASCEASKLGVAAKEGLNSTDGHSTWTTKELPTPPRQDKKDKKKKFTKGMSPKLRLNLLNEELEELKMKCKEIEEEFENAEKELLNSKRVVSAKHLNFQGTGMETSKKDWELQALRNDLSEKAINVKNLTEELQQAKEVIHKLSLENRDLKEAVRKLKRQTELGNALLREEMKLYYELEMEKIRGELDAIKNELRAEKILQARNNRALELLRKHFASVTSSSALNSFTGDLF from the coding sequence ATGGATGCTAGAAGAAAACACTGGAAGGAGAATATGTTTGCTCCTTTCTTTAGTGCCCAGGATGTTCTAGACCAGCCTGAATCTTCTTCTGAACAAAAGACTTCAGAGAAGACCAAGAAAATGGAAGGAGTTTATAATTTGTCTAGCAGAAAGTTTCAAGAAGAAAGTAAATTCAAGAGGAAAGAATTTACTTCCCaactaaatgaaaaagaacaaggacCAAATTTAAGAGCGAGAAAgataaacatttcaaagaatgAAGCAGATGCAAATTCTGCCTCCTGTGAAGCATCTAAGTTGGGTGTTGCAGCCAAAGAAGGCTTGAATAGCACAGATGGTCATTCCACCTGGACTACAAAGGAGTTACCAACTCCACCGCGACAAGACAAgaaggacaagaagaagaaatttaccAAAGGAATGTCTCCCAAACTTCGCCTGAATCTTCTGAATGAAGAACTGGAAGAGCTAAAgatgaaatgcaaagaaatagaagaggaatTTGAAAATGCTGAGAAAGAACTTTTGAACTCCAAAAGAGTAGTCTCCGCAAAACACCTAAATTTTCAAGGAACAGGGATGGAAACTTCGAAGAAAGACTGGGAACTTCAAGCTTTAAGAAATGACCTATCTGAAAAAGCAATAAATGTCAAAAACTTAACTGAAGAGCTCCAACAAGCCAAAGAAGTCATCCACAAGTTGAGCCTGGAGAACAGAGATTTGAAAGAAGCTGTTAGGAAGTTAAAGCGTCAGACTGAGCTGGGCAATGCACTCCtaagggaagaaatgaaattgtATTATGAATTAGAAATGGAGAAGATCCGTGGAGAGCTTGATGCCATCAAGAATGAACTGCGAGCTGAGAAGATCCTGCAAGCAAGAAATAATAGGGCTCTGGAGTTGCTTCGAAAACACTTTGCTTCTGTAACATCATCAAGTGCCCTTAACAGCTTTACAGgggatttgttttaa